A single window of Gammaproteobacteria bacterium DNA harbors:
- a CDS encoding serine/threonine-protein phosphatase, which produces MGATQPLVEWRSCGLTTVGAVRKHNEDSYLAMPEKNLWVVADGMGGHARGDLASQAVVHAYSDFEPLRTLAQTMDDLEDRALKVNTKLREHLDGNPSKVMGSTIVLMHARQQYVFLLWAGDSRIYLYRKGNLLQVSHDHSFVQESVDKGAMTPSQAQNHPNANIITRAIGVHDHLYLDVEYLEYQAGDKFLLCSDGLFKDVTMAEIAEQLDKIPFKAAEGLIEMALSKSANDNVTIIVVEAFPLTTSSKS; this is translated from the coding sequence ATGGGGGCTACACAGCCGTTAGTTGAATGGCGTTCTTGCGGTCTTACTACCGTGGGCGCAGTGCGTAAACACAATGAAGATTCTTATCTTGCAATGCCCGAAAAAAATCTCTGGGTCGTAGCGGATGGCATGGGCGGACATGCGCGCGGTGACCTAGCCAGCCAAGCAGTGGTGCATGCGTATAGCGATTTCGAACCGCTACGCACCTTGGCGCAAACCATGGACGATCTTGAAGATCGTGCTTTAAAAGTTAACACCAAATTACGCGAACATTTAGACGGTAATCCCAGCAAAGTCATGGGCAGCACCATTGTCTTGATGCACGCGCGACAACAATACGTGTTTCTCTTGTGGGCTGGCGATAGTCGTATCTATTTATATCGCAAAGGCAATCTCTTGCAAGTGTCACACGATCATAGTTTTGTTCAAGAAAGTGTTGATAAAGGTGCGATGACACCGAGTCAAGCACAAAATCATCCTAACGCTAACATCATCACCCGCGCCATCGGCGTGCATGATCATTTATATCTCGATGTAGAATATTTAGAATACCAAGCGGGTGATAAATTTTTGCTTTGTTCCGATGGCTTATTTAAAGATGTCACGATGGCTGAGATTGCAGAACAGCTGGATAAAATTCCGTTTAAAGCAGCGGAAGGTTTAATCGAAATGGCCTTATCAAAAAGCGCCAACGACAACGTAACTATTATTGTGGTGGAAGCTTTTCCACTAACCACGTCTAGCAAGTCTTAA
- a CDS encoding sterol desaturase family protein: protein MSADAWIRLICFSGVFSLLLILERYWPQRRKTVAASFRYGARWFNNLGLLLLNSILLRALTVVATLSSALWATQHQWGLFNLISLPVLVKTLITLIILDLLIYAQHRLMHSWPLLWQLHQIHHSDIDLDLTTGGRFHPLEIGLSILLQSVVIVLLGLNVVGVLAYGILLNAFALFVHANLRLNSKLDAGLRRIVITPDLHRIHHSQIVHETNSNYGTILSGWDRLFKSYRATAQQAPADIDIGLTQYPHNLSLLALLLLPWRTHARSNSKHST, encoded by the coding sequence ATGTCAGCCGATGCATGGATACGCTTAATATGTTTCAGCGGTGTTTTCAGTCTACTGTTGATTTTAGAACGGTACTGGCCGCAGCGTCGCAAAACGGTGGCCGCATCCTTCAGATACGGAGCACGCTGGTTCAACAATCTCGGTTTATTGTTATTAAATAGCATCCTGCTGCGCGCGTTGACCGTCGTGGCAACATTAAGCAGTGCTTTATGGGCTACTCAACATCAATGGGGACTATTCAATCTGATCAGCTTGCCCGTGTTGGTCAAAACCTTGATCACCTTGATAATATTGGATCTGCTTATTTATGCTCAGCACCGACTCATGCACAGCTGGCCACTGTTGTGGCAACTCCACCAAATTCATCACAGCGACATTGATCTCGATCTCACTACCGGCGGCCGCTTTCATCCACTTGAAATAGGATTGTCGATTTTGCTGCAATCGGTCGTCATCGTTTTATTAGGACTTAATGTTGTCGGCGTTTTAGCCTATGGAATCTTGCTCAATGCATTTGCCCTCTTCGTGCACGCCAATCTCCGTTTAAATTCTAAACTGGATGCCGGCTTACGACGAATAGTGATTACGCCTGATTTACATCGCATCCATCATTCACAAATTGTGCATGAAACTAACAGCAATTACGGCACGATACTCAGCGGCTGGGATCGGTTGTTTAAGAGTTACCGTGCTACTGCGCAACAAGCGCCTGCCGATATTGACATTGGCCTGACCCAATATCCACACAACTTAAGCCTGCTAGCATTATTGTTATTACCTTGGCGGACGCATGCCAGATCCAATTCCAAACACTCAACGTAA
- the gspC gene encoding type II secretion system protein GspC, protein MNKLLTWIRSERCQRIAPWIVSGLLIMGIASHTALLTWHWFGNAAAEPVITDQNFPVQNKETAMQDANNIAEQHLFGESAWLAGDLSGAPETQMNLELRGVFAFGEDSGWALIASGGGIEQVYGMGQVVPGNATLKAVFPDRVVLESGRGLETLLMPKESPLLSFAENSNDTANANQVYKPDPTALPRGIGRFEASVKNYRREFMANPAAIGEYVDITAFKENERVRGYQVNPKKDDPVLKEMGVQAGDVVTAVNGIQLDNEQNRYRALRAMMKDPNISLTVERDGQTQELKKEIPADN, encoded by the coding sequence ATGAATAAACTGCTCACATGGATACGATCGGAACGCTGCCAACGCATAGCCCCTTGGATAGTGAGTGGACTATTGATTATGGGCATTGCCAGCCATACCGCCCTACTCACTTGGCACTGGTTTGGCAACGCTGCTGCTGAACCCGTTATCACCGACCAAAATTTCCCGGTACAAAATAAAGAAACCGCTATGCAGGATGCCAACAACATTGCCGAACAACATTTGTTTGGTGAAAGTGCGTGGCTTGCAGGTGATTTAAGTGGCGCTCCCGAAACCCAAATGAATTTAGAACTGCGCGGCGTGTTTGCATTTGGCGAAGACAGTGGTTGGGCGTTAATCGCGAGCGGCGGCGGAATCGAACAAGTATATGGAATGGGTCAAGTGGTTCCCGGCAACGCTACTTTAAAAGCCGTGTTCCCCGATCGCGTCGTCCTGGAAAGTGGCCGCGGTCTGGAAACGTTGCTCATGCCCAAAGAAAGTCCTTTGCTGAGTTTTGCAGAAAACTCCAACGATACGGCGAATGCCAATCAAGTTTACAAACCTGATCCCACTGCTTTGCCGCGCGGAATAGGCCGTTTTGAAGCCTCAGTGAAAAACTATCGCCGCGAATTTATGGCCAACCCGGCTGCGATCGGTGAATACGTTGACATTACCGCTTTCAAAGAAAATGAACGCGTCCGTGGTTATCAAGTGAATCCTAAAAAAGATGATCCGGTGTTAAAAGAAATGGGCGTACAAGCGGGTGATGTGGTCACGGCGGTTAATGGAATTCAATTAGATAACGAACAAAATCGCTATCGCGCTTTACGTGCGATGATGAAAGACCCGAATATTAGCCTAACGGTAGAACGCGACGGTCAAACACAAGAGCTAAAAAAAGAGATTCCTGCTGATAATTAA
- a CDS encoding TIGR04283 family arsenosugar biosynthesis glycosyltransferase, with protein sequence MKLSIIIPTLNEAARIQHTLQSLQTLRGTYAEIILVDGGSNDNTLMLAQSLCDYTISSARGRAQQMNAGAAIATGDVLLFLHADTQLPTNALAILQQHEQSLSWGRFDIRLSGQHFLFRIIERMINSRSRLTGIATGDQAIFVTRELFFRSGAYPALPLMEDIALSRTLRQHNKPLCLRDTVISDSRYWETHGIIRTVCRMWYLRLAYFCGVSSEKLVRQYYRNT encoded by the coding sequence ATGAAATTATCGATCATCATTCCCACACTCAATGAAGCCGCGCGCATTCAACACACGCTTCAATCACTGCAAACATTACGTGGCACATATGCTGAAATTATTCTGGTTGATGGCGGCAGCAACGACAACACGCTCATGCTTGCGCAGTCCTTATGCGATTATACAATCAGCAGCGCACGCGGACGCGCACAACAAATGAACGCCGGCGCTGCCATTGCTACGGGTGATGTTTTATTATTTTTACATGCCGATACACAATTGCCTACGAACGCACTCGCTATACTTCAGCAGCACGAACAATCTCTAAGCTGGGGGCGTTTTGACATCCGCTTAAGCGGACAACATTTTTTATTTCGCATTATCGAGCGAATGATCAATTCGCGCTCTCGACTGACAGGCATTGCCACCGGCGATCAAGCTATTTTTGTAACACGTGAATTATTTTTTCGTAGCGGTGCTTACCCTGCACTTCCGCTCATGGAGGATATTGCTTTAAGTCGCACATTGCGGCAACACAATAAACCCTTATGTTTACGCGACACTGTCATTAGCGATAGCCGCTATTGGGAAACCCATGGCATCATCAGAACCGTATGCCGCATGTGGTATTTACGGCTAGCTTATTTTTGCGGCGTATCTTCCGAAAAATTAGTTCGTCAGTATTATCGTAATACTTAA
- the arsS gene encoding arsenosugar biosynthesis radical SAM protein ArsS (Some members of this family are selenoproteins.), producing the protein MRAMLPLLQATDFPKIRRQSLQTLQVNLGYRCNQACFHCHVNAGPTRTEAMDSDTINTVLRFIEQHNITTLDITGGAPELHPQFRELVSAARTRNVHVIDRCNLTVLLEPDQSDTAAFLAQQKVEIVASLPCYLESNVDEQRGDGVFQKSVEALHLLNKLGYGMLNSSLTLNLVYNPIGAYLPSAQENLEIDYKRELQARYNIHFNHLFALTNMPIARFGSTLVTQGKFEEYMTLLKNAYQASNLDNLMCRSLISIDYQGYVYDCDFNQMLGIGLGASNKLRTHIRELLDHNLNDTPIAIADHCYGCTAGQGSSCGGAL; encoded by the coding sequence ATGCGCGCCATGCTGCCTTTATTACAAGCAACTGATTTTCCTAAGATCCGTCGGCAATCGTTACAGACCTTACAAGTCAATCTTGGTTATCGTTGCAATCAAGCGTGTTTTCATTGTCATGTAAATGCTGGCCCCACACGCACCGAAGCCATGGACAGCGACACCATTAATACCGTGCTAAGGTTTATCGAACAACACAACATTACCACCTTAGACATCACTGGCGGCGCACCCGAATTACATCCACAATTTCGTGAACTAGTCAGCGCTGCACGCACACGCAATGTGCATGTCATTGATCGTTGCAATCTCACTGTTCTATTAGAACCGGATCAAAGCGATACCGCTGCTTTTCTTGCGCAGCAGAAAGTTGAAATTGTTGCTTCATTACCTTGTTATCTAGAAAGCAATGTCGATGAACAGCGTGGCGATGGCGTATTTCAAAAAAGTGTAGAGGCTTTACATTTGCTCAACAAATTAGGTTACGGCATGCTCAATAGCAGTCTAACTTTAAATTTAGTTTACAATCCTATCGGCGCTTACCTACCATCCGCACAAGAAAATCTAGAAATAGATTACAAACGCGAACTTCAAGCTCGTTACAACATTCATTTTAATCATCTATTTGCCTTAACCAATATGCCCATTGCACGATTTGGCAGTACTTTAGTAACACAAGGTAAATTTGAAGAATACATGACACTGCTAAAAAATGCTTATCAAGCCAGCAACTTAGATAATCTAATGTGTCGTTCGTTAATCAGCATTGACTACCAAGGTTATGTTTACGATTGCGATTTTAACCAAATGCTCGGCATAGGCTTAGGAGCAAGCAATAAACTTCGAACCCACATTCGAGAATTACTCGATCACAATCTAAACGACACACCGATTGCAATTGCCGATCATTGTTATGGCTGTACTGCGGGTCAAGGTAGCAGTTGCGGCGGCGCACTTTAA
- a CDS encoding TIGR04282 family arsenosugar biosynthesis glycosyltransferase, which translates to MPENNSTQLLIFTKAPIPGQVKTRLIPALSAAAAAELHIKLLAHTLEQVKTLTWRKQLWCAPDTQHPLFATYQQQFNVSLHQQIGEDLGARMQHAFATAFKQAEQVIIIGSDCPAIDHQYLVEAQQSLNHKTPVVLGPAEDGGYVLIGLQRTDPAKLQKTFTALFNEMPWSQPNLLRLTINQLHTANIGCQCLTTKRDVDTLDDLAWLTRQHSLLLSQ; encoded by the coding sequence ATGCCAGAAAATAATTCCACACAATTATTGATCTTTACTAAAGCCCCTATACCCGGCCAGGTAAAAACGCGTTTAATCCCTGCATTAAGCGCGGCAGCAGCGGCTGAACTGCATATAAAATTACTTGCCCACACCTTAGAACAAGTTAAAACTCTCACATGGCGCAAACAACTTTGGTGCGCGCCCGATACACAACACCCACTATTTGCGACTTATCAACAACAATTCAACGTATCCTTACATCAACAAATAGGTGAAGATTTGGGTGCGCGCATGCAACATGCATTTGCCACCGCCTTTAAACAAGCAGAACAAGTCATCATCATTGGCAGCGATTGCCCCGCGATTGATCACCAATATCTAGTCGAAGCACAACAAAGCCTGAACCATAAAACGCCCGTAGTATTAGGTCCTGCTGAAGACGGCGGATATGTATTGATAGGCCTCCAACGCACCGACCCCGCGAAACTGCAAAAAACTTTTACTGCACTGTTTAACGAGATGCCATGGAGTCAACCGAACTTGCTGCGCTTAACCATTAACCAACTGCATACAGCCAATATTGGCTGCCAGTGCCTGACAACAAAACGAGACGTTGATACCCTGGACGACCTTGCCTGGTTAACAAGGCAACACTCGCTATTATTAAGTCAGTGA
- a CDS encoding protein kinase, with protein MAASVNIKELNQLLDAVLDGELALEEAEITVTGWLNRHPEQAEAYLAYVQSYHQQHPLPDAAFECFTRALENTIQRREVANDDDITRLLEQPENLKALLLNNNPDQLKTLFGGDSTHFDLNTITRERATHTQTQPNSQLTDSGSVKAGDPTTLISDTNLRRHSVNLERGMVGPGSTLKDRFVLIRSIGEGGMGVVYKAKDLLKVEAHDRNPYVAIKVLSRAFRSHQNAFISLQREASKAQRLAHPNIGTVYDFDREDDTIYMTMELLEGTELKDYIKQLPVDGLSFTEAFPLIEGMSNALAYAHQNSLIHSDFKPGNVFLTKDDHIKVIDFGIARASTTRNAEGEQTVFDPGQLGALTPAYATQEMFEGQNPHPSDDVYALGCTSYELLTGKHPYGKLSAPKAKEKNLKPFRIENKKLTSRQKKTLLRAVAINRQDRIQSIDEFIEGIRPHPSFIMPIAAAAALIIILLGWVGSLTVNNYLDNQLLMALQAEDDLTVQKALNELLAMPSGKSQLAIAQTSRDSIMRYFETRIDNAVDPLNNKYDYPTAEKLLAQANRLYADSSVIASQQSSLTTSKNLLLHELSERLDRALNQIQLLPDTNADNIPKILDMLQQIAPQHPLRNDERISLAYAKATEQTLAANLPERANNLLQMGLKYFPNNGRLQNLADQTNIETRKNTVANNIVDLEKTLQPQLATFSTLKTAQALADAVFALRQLAPQHDLLARIDAQIEPVFKTTLNEFIKQKNWSSAEKLFNDNALLLSPLFLNAHRQQLTQAGSSDNPLANSLQTQLYKQLAFADIKDYSWHQKIVVAHHQLTATLPFQSAAIQKINADIAATYITIAKKITNQHRHFLAHEILRSGTLFLTAQNSLQKADEDIRQIQIAYQAELANRERLAKIAAAKQSLLIQAEAEKIDKALTTYQQLKKELPQNDKFLTEAAPQALINVFLITANRAINEKRINEAESILTRGLATFPDNAALKTAKANLKAQLIIADLTDLFDTASILTLDTIREKIAFLTRTTPERIDALNQEFSERLARRIKTLEATNLRAAHALRQQGLQLWPENKALQKVVLPPLPKPSIFAADGINKAENGFITEAKSLLRQAEVKEPRHPDIMQLKTLLQQKTTQAQASAQEARRALQNFDYARASVAINNAVDMWKDHTEFKDLKKRIDTFMQKIAAGARLCSDRMMSYGQDDRAGCYDLLSNNTRALQLVVIPPFAIGQPAYAMSKYEISNAELDLFCEASGQCKVGDNATQPATQVTPQIAQAYANWLSEETGFTYRLPTVSEWQHAANAGGREANSDYNCKLRAGKQLIKRPALLNTSFGKANRWGVVNYVGNAQELAGSGNSWQTLGGHYQDTMSNCNTQLSRNYSGPNALTGFRLIRELN; from the coding sequence ATGGCGGCGTCTGTAAACATCAAAGAATTAAACCAATTACTTGATGCCGTTCTAGATGGTGAACTAGCCCTTGAAGAAGCCGAGATCACTGTCACTGGTTGGTTAAACCGTCATCCCGAACAAGCAGAAGCTTATCTTGCGTATGTTCAGTCTTATCATCAACAACATCCCTTGCCGGATGCTGCGTTTGAATGTTTCACACGCGCATTAGAAAACACCATTCAGCGCCGAGAAGTAGCTAATGATGACGACATTACACGCTTATTAGAACAGCCGGAAAATCTCAAAGCACTGCTACTTAACAATAACCCTGACCAATTAAAAACTTTATTTGGCGGCGACTCGACGCATTTTGATTTAAATACGATTACCCGCGAACGCGCCACCCATACACAAACACAACCCAACTCCCAGCTTACCGACAGTGGCAGCGTTAAAGCAGGCGATCCAACGACGTTGATTTCCGATACCAATTTAAGACGCCATAGCGTTAATCTTGAACGCGGCATGGTAGGACCCGGTTCGACACTTAAAGATCGTTTTGTATTAATTCGATCGATCGGTGAAGGCGGCATGGGTGTCGTTTACAAAGCCAAAGATTTACTTAAAGTAGAAGCTCACGATCGCAATCCGTATGTTGCGATTAAAGTTTTATCACGAGCTTTTCGTTCGCATCAAAATGCTTTTATTTCTTTGCAGCGCGAAGCGAGTAAAGCGCAACGTTTAGCGCATCCCAATATCGGTACGGTTTACGATTTCGATCGCGAAGACGATACGATTTATATGACCATGGAGTTATTAGAAGGCACCGAACTTAAAGACTATATTAAACAGTTACCCGTGGATGGCTTAAGTTTTACAGAAGCCTTTCCGTTAATTGAAGGCATGTCAAATGCACTCGCTTATGCGCATCAAAATAGTTTAATTCACTCGGACTTCAAACCCGGCAATGTATTTTTAACGAAAGACGATCACATCAAAGTTATCGACTTCGGTATCGCACGCGCCTCGACTACGCGCAATGCTGAAGGCGAACAAACCGTTTTTGACCCAGGTCAACTGGGCGCATTAACGCCTGCGTATGCCACTCAAGAAATGTTTGAAGGTCAAAACCCACATCCTAGCGATGATGTTTATGCACTAGGCTGTACGAGTTATGAATTATTAACCGGTAAACATCCCTACGGAAAATTATCGGCGCCTAAAGCTAAAGAAAAAAATCTCAAACCATTCCGGATTGAAAACAAAAAACTGACCTCTCGCCAAAAGAAAACCTTGCTGCGCGCGGTAGCGATTAATCGTCAAGACCGCATTCAAAGTATTGATGAATTTATTGAAGGTATACGTCCGCACCCCTCGTTCATCATGCCTATTGCCGCTGCTGCTGCATTAATTATTATCTTGCTGGGTTGGGTCGGTTCACTGACTGTTAACAACTATCTCGACAATCAGCTCCTTATGGCTTTACAAGCAGAAGACGATCTTACCGTCCAAAAAGCGTTAAATGAATTGTTAGCTATGCCCAGCGGCAAATCCCAATTAGCGATTGCTCAAACCAGTCGCGATAGCATCATGCGTTATTTTGAAACACGCATTGATAATGCCGTTGATCCGCTTAATAACAAGTATGATTATCCCACCGCTGAAAAATTGCTGGCGCAAGCGAATCGGTTATATGCTGATTCTTCCGTGATTGCTTCGCAGCAAAGTTCTTTAACCACGAGTAAAAATCTACTGCTCCACGAATTAAGTGAACGTCTAGATCGTGCCTTAAATCAAATACAACTCTTGCCCGATACCAATGCCGACAATATTCCCAAGATTCTGGACATGCTGCAACAGATTGCACCGCAGCATCCATTGCGTAATGACGAGCGCATAAGCTTAGCGTATGCAAAAGCCACTGAACAAACACTGGCCGCCAACTTACCGGAGCGCGCTAATAACTTATTACAAATGGGCTTAAAGTATTTTCCTAATAACGGTCGCTTACAAAATCTTGCCGACCAAACCAATATCGAAACTCGCAAAAATACTGTCGCCAACAACATTGTTGATTTAGAAAAAACTTTACAGCCGCAACTCGCCACTTTTTCTACTTTAAAAACTGCGCAAGCCCTCGCCGACGCCGTGTTCGCATTACGCCAGCTTGCGCCACAACACGATTTATTAGCGCGCATTGACGCGCAAATAGAACCTGTATTTAAAACCACACTTAATGAATTTATTAAACAGAAAAACTGGTCATCTGCCGAAAAATTATTCAACGATAACGCTTTATTATTATCTCCCCTATTTTTAAATGCACACAGACAACAGCTCACACAAGCCGGCAGCAGCGACAATCCGCTTGCCAACAGTTTACAAACACAGCTATATAAACAGTTAGCATTTGCAGACATTAAAGATTATAGCTGGCATCAAAAAATCGTGGTTGCGCATCACCAACTCACTGCCACACTGCCCTTTCAATCAGCCGCCATTCAAAAAATCAATGCGGATATCGCTGCTACTTATATAACAATCGCTAAAAAAATAACCAATCAACATCGCCATTTCTTAGCTCATGAAATTTTACGTTCTGGCACATTATTTTTAACGGCACAAAACAGTTTGCAAAAAGCCGATGAAGATATTCGCCAAATCCAAATAGCCTACCAAGCCGAACTCGCTAATCGCGAACGCTTAGCCAAAATAGCCGCTGCCAAACAAAGCTTATTAATCCAAGCAGAGGCCGAAAAAATTGATAAAGCATTAACGACTTATCAACAATTAAAAAAAGAACTACCGCAGAACGACAAATTTTTAACCGAGGCTGCGCCTCAAGCGTTAATTAACGTCTTCCTCATCACAGCAAATCGCGCGATTAACGAGAAAAGAATTAATGAAGCGGAATCTATACTGACGCGTGGTTTAGCTACGTTTCCTGACAATGCTGCATTAAAGACCGCCAAAGCTAATTTAAAAGCTCAACTGATTATCGCCGACTTAACTGATTTGTTTGACACGGCCAGCATCCTTACCTTAGATACTATTCGTGAAAAGATTGCCTTTTTAACGCGTACTACACCCGAGCGCATCGACGCATTGAATCAAGAGTTTAGTGAACGCTTAGCGCGCCGCATAAAAACACTCGAAGCCACGAACCTGCGTGCAGCGCATGCATTACGTCAACAAGGCTTACAGTTATGGCCCGAAAACAAGGCGCTCCAAAAAGTGGTTCTGCCACCATTACCTAAACCTTCTATTTTTGCCGCCGACGGTATTAATAAAGCTGAAAATGGATTCATTACAGAAGCCAAAAGTTTGTTACGACAAGCAGAAGTCAAAGAACCTAGACATCCTGATATCATGCAACTCAAAACTTTATTGCAACAAAAAACTACTCAAGCGCAAGCAAGCGCACAAGAAGCGCGCCGTGCTTTACAAAATTTTGATTATGCAAGAGCCAGTGTTGCAATTAATAATGCGGTTGATATGTGGAAAGATCACACAGAATTTAAAGATTTGAAAAAACGCATTGATACCTTCATGCAAAAAATTGCCGCTGGCGCACGTTTATGCAGCGATAGAATGATGAGTTATGGTCAAGATGATCGCGCCGGTTGTTATGATCTATTATCGAACAACACACGTGCATTACAACTCGTGGTAATCCCTCCCTTTGCTATAGGCCAACCCGCCTATGCCATGAGTAAATATGAAATCTCCAACGCGGAACTCGATTTGTTTTGCGAAGCGTCCGGACAATGTAAAGTCGGCGATAATGCCACGCAACCTGCAACGCAAGTCACGCCCCAAATCGCTCAGGCTTACGCAAACTGGTTATCGGAAGAAACTGGATTTACTTATCGTCTGCCGACAGTGAGCGAATGGCAACACGCTGCTAATGCGGGCGGGCGCGAAGCCAATAGCGACTATAATTGCAAACTGCGCGCAGGCAAGCAACTTATCAAACGCCCAGCCTTACTCAATACCAGCTTCGGCAAAGCTAATCGTTGGGGTGTTGTTAATTATGTTGGCAATGCGCAAGAATTAGCGGGTAGTGGTAACAGCTGGCAAACTTTAGGCGGGCATTACCAAGACACCATGTCTAATTGCAATACACAGTTGAGTCGCAATTATAGTGGCCCAAATGCATTAACTGGCTTTCGCTTAATCCGCGAACTTAACTAA